The following proteins come from a genomic window of Nostoc sp. ATCC 53789:
- a CDS encoding NAD(P)/FAD-dependent oxidoreductase — MNIGIIGGGITGLVLAQRLAHQGHIVTVFDSNKQLGGLTTYHDYGLFTWDRFYHVILPSDTHLINFLRDIGLGDKLRWHRSLTGFYDNKKFYSISNTIEFLRFPLFGLIGKIRLAFTLLYGSRLNNWRRLEKILVEDWLLKLGGKSTYEKLWKPLLLSKLGENYKRISAVFIWAYIKRLFSARDSSLNKEQLGYVSGGYKTVFDHIEKLIYAAGGHIHTGVAVEYIAPHPGGGMWVEFQGKKEHFDKVIFTGPVNILQQVAADKLIKVSDTDETVEYLGVICMVLITRKALVPYYVVNIADRTIPFTGVIGMSNLVSLQETAGYHMTFLPKYILSTDPLLKQPDDELRQVFFQGIRLMFPELKSDDIVAAHINRAIKVQPLQVLDYSSLVPKVSTENEDFFVVNTSQLVNDSVNNNAVVRQVDEFLKKSTLLNS, encoded by the coding sequence ATGAATATAGGTATTATTGGCGGAGGCATAACTGGTCTAGTATTAGCCCAACGTCTTGCACATCAAGGACATATAGTAACTGTCTTCGATAGCAACAAACAGCTTGGTGGGCTCACCACGTATCATGATTATGGGTTGTTTACTTGGGATCGCTTTTATCACGTTATCCTACCTTCTGATACTCATTTAATAAATTTTCTCAGAGATATTGGGCTTGGAGATAAACTGCGTTGGCATAGAAGTTTAACAGGATTTTATGACAATAAAAAATTCTATTCTATCAGTAACACTATAGAATTTCTTCGCTTTCCTCTATTTGGACTTATAGGTAAAATCAGATTAGCCTTTACTCTCCTATATGGTTCACGTCTGAATAACTGGCGGCGCTTAGAGAAGATTTTAGTGGAAGATTGGCTATTAAAACTCGGTGGTAAAAGCACATACGAAAAGCTCTGGAAACCTTTACTTTTATCCAAATTAGGAGAGAACTATAAGAGAATATCAGCAGTTTTTATTTGGGCTTATATCAAACGACTATTTTCAGCGCGTGATTCTTCATTAAATAAAGAACAACTTGGTTACGTTTCAGGCGGTTACAAAACCGTTTTTGACCATATAGAAAAGTTAATTTATGCGGCTGGAGGTCATATTCACACAGGTGTTGCAGTAGAATATATCGCGCCTCATCCAGGCGGTGGAATGTGGGTAGAATTTCAGGGTAAAAAGGAACATTTTGATAAAGTAATTTTTACTGGCCCAGTTAATATTTTGCAACAAGTTGCTGCTGATAAACTGATAAAAGTTTCCGACACTGATGAAACAGTAGAATACCTGGGTGTAATCTGCATGGTATTGATTACTCGCAAAGCTTTAGTTCCTTATTACGTCGTAAATATCGCCGATAGAACTATTCCTTTTACCGGAGTCATCGGTATGAGCAACTTAGTTTCTTTGCAAGAAACAGCAGGATATCACATGACATTTCTACCAAAATATATCCTTTCCACTGACCCGTTGCTAAAACAGCCCGATGATGAATTGCGCCAAGTATTTTTTCAGGGTATACGTTTGATGTTCCCAGAACTCAAATCAGATGACATTGTAGCAGCACATATAAATCGAGCTATTAAAGTGCAGCCACTACAAGTTTTAGATTATTCCAGCCTTGTTCCAAAAGTGAGTACCGAAAACGAAGATTTTTTCGTCGTCAATACCTCACAGTTGGTCAATGATAGCGTCAACAACAACGCAGTTGTGCGACAGGTTGATGAATTTCTCAAGAAATCAACATTGCTGAATTCTTGA
- a CDS encoding EamA family transporter: MNIITWLLLIVVVLFGTTANISLKYGLHISSPTKGASTSILNLLLSRYFWIWFICYTFMTVLWLYVLRTIPLSQAFPVLGLMYALIPIASHYLLKERVVFSQWLGISIIITGVVLVVN; encoded by the coding sequence ATGAACATTATTACCTGGCTACTTTTAATAGTTGTAGTTTTATTCGGAACCACAGCTAACATATCACTAAAATATGGACTTCATATTTCTAGCCCTACTAAGGGAGCTAGCACATCTATTTTAAATCTTTTATTGTCTCGTTATTTTTGGATTTGGTTTATCTGCTATACATTTATGACTGTATTGTGGCTTTATGTATTGCGGACAATTCCTCTAAGTCAAGCATTTCCAGTTTTAGGACTAATGTATGCACTGATCCCAATTGCTTCTCACTATCTTTTAAAAGAGCGAGTTGTATTTAGCCAGTGGTTAGGAATATCTATTATCATAACTGGTGTAGTTCTTGTTGTAAACTGA
- a CDS encoding EamA family transporter, which yields MKSILEISNVKIIPYIILFVSILFSISGQLLMKYTMSHTDEGLLDWVFLQKLALAVSVYCLGIVNWILALRSVKLSIAYPLTSLNYVGILFGSYYFFNEVITLTRIAGVITIFLGILLVVIPLKKPI from the coding sequence ATGAAATCTATATTGGAAATTTCAAACGTTAAAATAATTCCCTATATTATCTTGTTTGTCAGTATTTTATTTAGTATTTCTGGGCAATTGCTCATGAAATATACCATGAGTCATACAGATGAGGGACTATTAGATTGGGTATTTCTTCAAAAATTAGCATTAGCTGTTAGTGTTTATTGCTTAGGAATAGTCAATTGGATACTGGCTTTGCGATCGGTAAAATTGAGTATTGCTTATCCACTGACTAGTTTAAATTATGTCGGTATACTTTTCGGTTCATACTACTTTTTTAATGAGGTGATTACACTAACTCGAATTGCAGGAGTAATCACTATTTTTCTAGGTATTCTTTTAGTAGTTATTCCTCTGAAAAAGCCTATATAA